In the Gallaecimonas pentaromativorans genome, one interval contains:
- the prfH gene encoding peptide chain release factor H — protein MHLLQLSAGQGPDECNRAVWLAARRLEAEARERGLTLAALRSVPGNVPQSLKSLLLAVQGEGAQAFCETWQGPMLWHCQSGLRPGHRRKNWYFSGQLFVAQEAVFDDAITFKATKAGGPGGQHVNKTESAIQATHRQSGIRVWVAGERSQHANKRLARALIAHKLAALAAAQQSAEEQACWQQHQALERGNPRRRFFGPDFVAR, from the coding sequence ATGCATTTATTGCAACTTTCCGCAGGCCAGGGCCCTGACGAATGCAACCGCGCCGTGTGGCTGGCGGCCAGGCGCCTGGAGGCAGAAGCGCGTGAGCGTGGCTTGACGCTGGCGGCGCTGAGATCGGTGCCCGGTAATGTGCCGCAGAGCCTGAAATCATTGCTGCTGGCTGTGCAGGGGGAAGGTGCCCAAGCCTTTTGTGAAACGTGGCAAGGGCCGATGCTGTGGCATTGCCAAAGCGGGCTTCGCCCTGGCCATAGACGCAAAAACTGGTACTTTTCGGGGCAGCTTTTTGTGGCGCAAGAGGCGGTGTTTGACGATGCCATTACCTTCAAGGCCACCAAGGCGGGAGGCCCTGGCGGCCAGCATGTCAATAAAACCGAGTCGGCCATCCAGGCCACCCATCGCCAAAGCGGTATCCGTGTTTGGGTGGCCGGTGAACGCAGCCAGCATGCCAATAAGCGGCTGGCGCGGGCGCTTATCGCCCATAAGCTGGCGGCCTTGGCGGCGGCCCAGCAAAGCGCCGAGGAGCAGGCTTGCTGGCAGCAGCACCAGGCCCTTGAGCGCGGCAACCCCAGGCGCCGCTTCTTTGGCCCCGACTTTGTGGCGCGTTAA